The nucleotide window ATCTTAGGTTTTGGATGGTTGACTCAGTCATTTGGAGAAACTATACCAATGGCTTCATTTGGTCAACACTTTCCCATTTGGCCCCACGGGGAAATTTTATGTAGCTCAGGTGCTCAGCCCAAATGGTCTAAAATCAAATGCCACGTAGAACAAAGACTATACACTAGTTCTCATTGGCTTACATAATGCTCTTCGTCTCCATTGGGAGTAGTCTTTCTCCTGAGAAAATTAGTGGCAAAGATAGCTCCAATATCTTTCTCCAATGGATCCTGCCCACCATCAAAAGTCTTGTAGTCTATCCATTAGAGTATTCTAAACTTCTTCCTAACAGTGTACACATGCCATGAACTAATATACTGTCTGCATTATGATCAGGAGTTCCTAGGAAAGCTCTTTATGCCATCACTGTAGCAGCTGGAATACCAGGGGCATTAATTCTACTAGGTCTCCTGTGTTTCATCTGTGGTAGGGTAAAGAAGTTTGCTAGAAGGAGCCCATTAGGAGGTCTACCAGAAATGAATTCCACGGTTAATCCAGAAACTAGGGTTATTATTGCTGGACTAGATGGACCAACAATAGAGTCCTATCCCAGAATAGTCCTTGGTGAGAGCAGAAGGTTGCCCAAGCCTGATGACAACACTTGCTCAATATGCTTGTGTGAGTACAAGCCTAAGGAGACACTTAAGACCATTCCTGAATGCAAACACTGCTTCCATTCTGATTGCATTGATGAATGGCTTCTGCTGAatgctacttgccccatttgcagACATTCTCCAGAAAGATTGACAGCAGCTGAATCTTGATGAGAATCTATGTTTTGTGTTACACTCCTTGCATGAGTTACAATACTTGTAAAGGACTATTCTCCAACTTCTTTTTACtttcttgaatctttttttttgtttgtttgaaagtTTGTAGTTAAAGAAAGAGGAATTCAAAGAGATCATTTACATATGTTGCGTGTTTCTAAggttatgtttgttttctggaatttattttttgaaaaactactttctaaactttcctgtatttgttttccattagaaaagttggtcaacgaaaaatacttttcagtcaaagaaaaatttagtttggttttcaggaaaatgttttcctggaaaatttgggccgaaaacactttccggaagttgtgaaaaatttagaaatgtcatattatttgctaattatatcaaatttggtctttaaacttttattgctatatatattttgttttgaatatttatttttcaatttcatctcttaaaatttaatttttatattaactttggtcctcattttataattgttatttgcttttttcttatcatttttttattgtaattttttatatatcaaatttggtcatcattcttttgattgttatttattttatttcaaataatttataaaatgttaattattattattttaatttcttcatcttttatttttttatttgatctctattattttgattattatttattttatttgagataatttatgaaattatatttttttcaatttcattctcattcaactttttaatttgtaggatttgttcctcattattttaataaacttgagaaaaataaaatattaataagttatttttcagctcatttttcatgacataaccaaatactggaaagtgtttcccaacttatttttcattacactgccaaatatcagaaaataattcactttttcagaatttattttctaaaaaaaactactttccaacaaacaaataGAGCTAAATGTAGCTCATGTTTAATTAAGGGAACAATggggttaaaatttatttctataatcATCTATTTGTGTTTAATGCAAATTTAAGGCGCAAAGGTTGGGATGATAATGTTGCTTAAAGGGGTGCGGACTTCCTAGAAAAGTAAAGTATGATGtcttaaaattcataaatcaaaccaaaacaaataaatacgTGCAAAGCAAAGAAACAAATCGAGGGAATTTAGAAAttggaaaattaaataattgaagaaGCAGCCTACCTGCCTGGAGGAATTGTGTTTCCAGAGGTCGAAGAAGCCATGAGGAAAAGAAACAAGGATGGCAGAGTTGAGAATGCCATATCGAAAGAGTAAAATCGATAAAAATAGACTGAAACATAGTTGTAAAACCTGAACAggatggatttttatttatttttttaaatattgctaATTAATATCTTGAACACAATCTACAACCGGACACGACCCTGACCCACTCTTCGGCTCTGTTTGGTAATGCagtagaaaagtattttttataaattttaaaagttttttttttttttgctttaaattagtatgtttttgatgttttcaaatcattttgatgtgctaatctcaaaaataattttaaaaaaataataaaaatattattagcatgcttttctgagtgaaaaacactttgaaaaacaacaataattacaCTTCCAAACACCCTCTTCATCGGAGATCACATTctgtttgatatcaaaactgaGTAGGGTAACCGGATAGGTTGGCCGGTGACCTTGGCAGCTTATATTGCCTGACCCACAATCTCCAGTTCCACAAGAAAAGTAATTTCGAGGCATTGGCAGCACACTTGGTCCATGGGTCAGGCTTCTCGAATATCTCTAGGGTACCTGGTCTCCTTTCGGGAGTCAATTCTCCACCGGAGGGACTAGAGGAAAGCCACGCAGTGTCTAAACTAAAGTAATCGACAAATCAACAGAAtgctaataaattttgttttgactataacgtattttatattaataaaggcatacaaataaattgatataattagaCCAAGGTTTTACCAATGTATTTCAATAACTTGAATAAAATCATATGTAATTCAATATTGGTATTATGAAAATCAAGTCATTTTAACTAGTTTATAAGTCCGCACGCTCTATGTtacgagagaaaaaaaatgtaaataacaaaaaaaatataattattaaataaaatataatgataaaattaaaaaaaaaaattacaagggaAAAAACTCGttattattcttgttattattcttattcttgttattgtccttgtgataatataaattaaaatagtttaataatttcttaCTGGTTCAACAGCTAGCCATTGTTCTAAGTTAGTTCAAGAAACAATGTTTGTTTACCCATTTCTtccttttaaaaactatttccAATTTTGAAATACTTCCATGCTTTCTATTAAATTTAGGCTATGTTTAGTTGATTAATGgggttaattaaaatttattgctataattatttatttgtgtttcaAGAAAGGGATAATCGTATATATACACCCattaatatatagtattttttttcctaaaaagaaacagataagttttattttttttctaccaactatttaatttgttgttcaatttacTGACACAATGACcgttttaaaaaattcacataCTTCACATTATTTCTGTGataattactaatttatttatttattcttaaaatccTCTACAGAACACATGGGGTAAAAAAGTAAGTGTAATGTgcattttaatttagttatgatattttttactagatttttttttacttacaactcaatgattaaaaaattgaaagtacGGTATCCTATGTAGAGCATTCGAGATAATTattattgcttttaaaaaaatcatttttaataatttttactaaTAAGTAATTAAGCTAAAGCCGAGGGGAGTGATGGagtagtgaaaaatattttatcacgCACTCACAATGCTGTGAACTGAAACAATgccgaatttttttaaaattctgatcctttaattatttttttactgtatCATTTAATTGCAAGATTAGCacccaattaatttatatttattgaacattgacaaaattaaaagataaagaaccAGTTTACAAACGACATCAAATATGAGTGGTGTGTTTAaagtttctataaaaaatacactttaatcttttaatttataaaattagacttttttaatttttaaaaattttttaaattcattattgataaacaactttatttttgttatttctaagtccctagctTTTTAAGGAGAGAGAAGTTTTTGATGAATTCCatcatagaaaaagaaagttaCTGTTTTTGTATATTCTAGCCACCAAATTGGTTGATATTGGTGTCCATGAGTTTCATTTGATGAAAATAGTTACCATTATGGTGATTAGATTTTGACTAAACATGCGATGTCTcgccttatatttttttaataaaaaaacatacaacatGATGTTCAtcccttaaaaatattaaaaatatatataaggtCTATACATAGAGGCCTAAGCTCTTTTTTTAATAGGCTCAGAAACATTGGATTGTTAGGCCCGCACACCTAGGCttttttgtggtgttttttttttgtaattcttttttattatttatttaagtgaaacataaatttaataaaaaaatattattagaccTAATTGAGACCTTGACACGGATCACTGGTTCGACGGGTTATAACACAacatctatgattttttttaatgcattttccctgtaaattaaaagaaaatacagtTTGACTCTttgttatcattaatttttttatttaacttaaaacaaaaaaaaatgaattttcatcattttttatcacttaccttaaaaacatttatGCCTTATTGGGATCATGTTTTGACCTAGGttccaatttgtttttgtgaatTAAAATCGACTAAAATCAATACAGGATGACATACTTTTAAAGTTTTAGcttaaattcttttatatctCTTTTATTTACTTCTAGATTTAACTTGATTTGTGGTCATTTAAGATCTAATAAAGATCTAGTTAGGAGAAAAAtaagggaaggaaaaaaaatattcagttaGGTTAACTCATTATGATCGTATTCATTAATCTTTtggcaattttttattttcatatttaagtTAGGATTGGACAAGATTAAAATGATGgaggtgtttttatttttttaaaactagatcACCATTTGAGTGAGACTGCCATTTTGTTGTTTGTCTATTTTGTTGAAAAAGtcataccaatttttttttattaacacttATGATGGTTGATTAATTTATTCTGATACACtagtcaattttttaattatcatttcaaatatttcatCACAAGCAGgtaaaaataacaacatttatatttttaatgtaattatatgCTTTTTATCCAACCCGTAGTGAAACACAGACCCTAAACTTGGTTCAGTTTTATCTCTTTAAgcaaattaaattctaaagattttggttgaattgtttttagtgaatttttattaattattgtaaaaagtatttttttttcaaaagaaggGTTATTTTAAGCAACACAAGAAATAAAAgtctacaaaaaataaaaagaatactcAAATTTAAACCTAAAAGGTCCCAATTGAatattcttttctctttcagGAGCTTTTATGTACTCTAATTTTCAAAAGACAGTATCGAATGaaatgcattatatatatatatataaatatataaaatgaaatgtGAGTATGTACAATTTTATTGTGTGAATTCATAGTGAAATGTGAGTATGTACAATGAAAGATGTATAATATATGTATATGCGTGTGCATGTGTGTTTATGTCATATACTTGGTTGGGGCAAACATCAGACTTGGTTAGGCTTAGGCCGAACCGAgttctctctcctttctcttaatctctttttatttgttacaaGTTACAATCCTACTATAAATCAATGtgggaaaataacaaaaaagtagGGCTACCACCTTGAACAGCTAAaagattttttcatgtatttttagcTATGAATTCCAtgttttaacaaaaaagaacGAGGATTCTCTCAGcacagcacaaaaaaaaataagcgaATTGCTCACACACTCGTAAATATTTATTCACCGCACTGTTCATTAGATGcatctttttgaattttgattgtaTTCGGTCTTAatagttttcaaattttatgttttgattatgAAACTCCATTTCTATTATATTTCAATCCCTAATAGTtgaggggagaaaaaaaaagaggtgttGAAAAGGGAGGAGAGAACGTTTGATTGGTTGTGAAAAACATCGATAGTGGAGTCATTAGATTTATCTTCAAGAGGAGAGCTCAATAAAAAGTAGTTTGAGCCTTAAATCATGCTTGAAAAAGTGGTCAGAATCCAgaaattgtgttttgatttgattttattttgagtttttaaactaattaaaatgtgTTATGCATTCGAAAATAGGGATTATATTGGTTTGGAAtatgtttttggaagaaaataagttaaaattaaattttaaaaataaaaaactcaaacctTAATTTTTCAACCATAAAAAGTTACTGGAAATTATTGTAAGGAATAGCACatcttctgaaaaaaaaaaaaaaaagcatgaacaacttttttataaaaaaataaaacatgctaGTTTACCTTTCTAGGTGAAAGCATGTTTTACTTGTCCTTTCAAGCATAGACTCTCTTggtctatttttaatatttttatattctaaaataatttttttttcagatgaaataattacaaaaagcaTATGATTATacaatacttttcaaataatgttAGTAATTACtttatcaataattatatatgaactttaatatgcataatttattttaaagatttcttatgaatattcaataagaataaaatatttattttttaattttttaattttgaaatttttattcaattttttcttacttttttttattaaaatctatttCTCAAATCATGATATATTCTTGTTTAAAAACCAAGTCacgaataaaaaatatgaatatatatttttataaacaaagaaagagagttttaactaataaaattttggcaaaaattcacaagaaaaaattgTGTGTCCACAAAGGTGCCTCAacaatctcttaaaaaaaaaaaaaatttgcatgaCAAAAACGCGTGATGCAATTCTTATGTAAATAAAGTAAAACGGACCATGAACATACACCAAATTTCcaattttgagtaaaaaaaattaaaattcaaaaaacactatcaattttttttgttgatttttttggattatttgagAAAGTAAAAGTTTTTGTTCGAAGGGTTATTTTTAACAACACAGGAAATAGAAGTCCACAAAGAATAAAAGTTTAAACCTAAAAGAACCCAAATTGAACATTAGTTTTCTTTTAGGGACTTTTCTGTACTCTGATTTTCAAGAAACGACCctgaaagaaacacaaaaaaatctttcacCGACCCTCTCTGTCATTAAACGCAAGCTCTTACCTTTCTGAATATATTTTGGTGCTGaaagagagcgagagagagcacaaaaaaaaataaaaatggcggCAGCAGGAGCATTAGCAGCGCCAGGCCAACTTAACCTGACAGAATCACCTTATTGGGGTTCGAGAAGCGTTGATTGTTTTGAGAAATTAGAACAGATTGGTGAAGGCACTTATGGGTCAGTCCAGTTTATCaaatctcctctctttttttgtctttaaagtttggatttttttgggttctttTAAATTGTACTAATCTCCAATAAACAATATTATAGACTCAATTTTTTGCAGTAAAGATTCTTTCTTTTAGCTTGTGGGTGTTGGTTTTCAATTGGGTCTGTAAATTTAGCATCAGGGTTTGCAAGCATTTAGAGAAAgaaaggttttctttttttggcgtTGTGGGGTATAGAAATTTAGCATCAGGGTTTACAGGCATATACAGAGACTAGggttttgtgcttttttttttcttttcaagttcagGAAACAATCTTGTGCTAGATATTGTCTCAGTATTGCTTCTTTTAACTTGTGGGTAGTAGGGTTTCGGGCATGTAGAGTAAACTAGGGGTTTATGGTGTTGGGTTTTAAAAGAGTAATGCTCTGTATCAAGAACTTTTTAATGAAACCATCATGAATACCGGCAATGGAAGCAGCGATAATTCGATGCAACTTTCTAGTCATCTATTATTGTCCGTATTTGAGATCAATTTGCTAGAAACTTTTTTCAGGTTTCAAAGCATTACTtgctttaaaatgttttttctatcGGATGTCTTAAAAGGTTGTTGATTGGATATTGATGGTTGCTTTGGGGATATATTGGAGAGATCAAAATTGGATGTGCTACATGTATTTTGCCAATTATGTTGATTCATGCGTTATTGGTATTTTGTGATGCTTGTGTCTCCTTGGAATCACGAGTTTGGTCTTTGAGGTGTTGTAAGTGATTAAACATGATTTAAGGTATTTGGAGTGGTCTGCCTTTGCTTTATCTTGTGGATAGCTAAGCATAAAATTAGCTAGCTTTTTGCTTGTTAGAAAAAGAAACCTCGATACGATAGAGAAAAGGATAATGAACAAAAATGGAGAATAACATATTCTTCCTAGGAGACAGGTTAAGGACTACTTGAATTGAAGATCTTGCTGACCTGACCTCTTTGTATATTTCGTTAGGGTTATCCTTCAAAAGACGCCATGATGAAGCAAAGAAAATTACATCATCTGAACCttgcttggtttgaactattcTTCATTCTCTCAAGTATAAATTTTTGGAGTGAGAGTGGAAGGTGCATAATTGAACGTGACTATATTTGGGAGATGTTTTAAGCAAATAGGATGTTTTAGCAAGAAATAGTGTGATAAAAATAGGGGAGGGGGAGATGATAGAAAACCCATTAGTTACACATGGTTTCAAGTTTCGACATCAAACCAAAAGGTCATAGTTTTGTTATTAGAATTTAGATGTCTCAAGAAATTGACTGATATACACATCCTTGTCCTAAATTGGATTAATATTCATAAATACCAGTAGGTTTAATGGACCATATTAGCAAAAGAAAAGCCTAAGACTCGGAATTTCCTGAAAGTCTTTAGCACTACTAAATTCCAAACTAACCCCCTTCCCGCAGGAAAGGGAAGAAGTTTTACACATGTGCccttgcaaaaaacaaaatcccaaaACAAATTGTTGACCTAACAGCAATTTAGTTGTGCTATCAAGAATAAAGTTTACACTAGCTACTATTCCATGTGGAAATCACTTAGGAATCTAAATTATtgactttgaaaatatttttgaaatgactGGAGAAATCATTTTCCCATGGCTGTATCATTCCTGCAAGCTAgatgtttatttgtttaattgttatatatgtAATAAGCTACTGACAAAATAGTTAGAGAAATTAACCCTAGCTTTCGAAGATACAACAAAAAGTACCATAAAAGATCtaatagaaagaagaagaaaaatcatcataaaacatGCATATTTGAGATTAGTGCTGTATTGTCAAAGCTGGGACTTTGAGTCTTAGCCCATCTTTCTTTGCAAGAATACCGTTGAGCTAAAATTCTCATTGTAATAGCTGTTatattcttatttcttattatgCATGCAAAATATCATTGGATTATTGAAGTGGAGCTTTCATGCatgtttgattgcttgaataaagacaatgatggaaaaaaatattttcctgtgCTAGAGCTTGTGATCTTTTAGTTTCTGCTCTAGAAATCTTGTTTCTTGTACCTGCTCTCTTGTGATTGTTGACAGTGATAGCAGGAACTTGACTTGCACTTGTGTGCTTCGCTTTGTTCTTGCAGCCAGGTTTACATGGCTAGAGAAATAAAGACAGGTGAAATAGTTGctttgaagaaaataagaatgGACAATGAGAGAGAAGGGGTgcgttttattttcttgttaaacatatttatttatatagattatAGATCAATTGGTAATTCGTGATTTTGAGCACATGATTTTGTAAGACGATGCTGATATCCGTAGCTTCCAGCTGAACTTGTAGATTTTGTATTTTCTGCCAACAATCTTAAACTTTCAAGGGGCTAATAGAATGGACTGtttaataaaacatttattaacAGCCATATGAGAAATCAAAATTCTGAAGAAGCTACATCATGAAAATGTTATTAAGCTGAAAGAGATAGTGACATCTCAAGGTAATGTTAAACAATACTCGTATTTTTGTAGTTTCCTATAACAGCCATACGGGAAATCAAAATTCTGAAGAAGCTACACCATGAAAATGTTATTAAGCTGAAAGAGATAGTGACATCTCAAGGTAATGCTATGAATACTTAGTTACTTGTGCTGCATTCTTTATTCACCTCAAACTGTACTGTTAATATGTTTACTTCAGATATCTTATGGTGTGACTGTTTTCAGGCCCTGAGAAAGATGATCAAGGAAAGCCAGGCAAGTGCTCTACTTTGCATGTGCATTGCCTATCAATTGGTCTCTGTCTGTTTTGCAAAAcgttatcttatttgaaatcAAGTGTTGTTGATTTCTGACTCTGTTTACAGATGATAACAAGTATAAAGGTGGGATTTACATGGTTTTCGAATACATGGACCATGATTTGACAGGTCTTGCAGATCGTCCTGGGATTAGATTTACAGTTCCACAGATTAAGGTACTCTAATAGAACCTAATGAACTTCCTTTTTTCTTGACAATAAGAATATACAGTTCTTGCCCTCTCTTGCTTTGTCCTTTTCTATCTAACTCTTGCTTATTTCTCTTGCAGTGCTACATGAGGCAGCTTCTAACAGGGCTGCACTATTGTCACATAAATCAAGTGCTTCATAGAGATATTAAAGGTAGTTGTTAAAGCAAGCTAACTTACTATTGGATCTTGTTTTTCACCTCTTGAGGCCTGAAATCTTGTTTTTAATGCAGGATCTAATCTTCTTATCGACAATGAGGGTAATCTGAAGCTTGCTGATTTTGGGCTTGCCCGATCATTCTCAAATGAGCACCAATCAAATCTTACGAATCGTGTTATTACTTTATGGTACAGGTAAACAATAAATATGCCACCTTGAACTTAGAATAATGAAAGTTGTGCTTTCTTTTAAGGAATATAAACTGGTTCTTTCCTGCTAAAAGTTAAAGGCTGGAAAAATGAGGAAAGTAAAATAATCTTAACGCCTGCTAGCTCTCCATTTTGAGCAGGCCTCCAGAGTTGCTGCTTGGGTCAACGAAGTATGGTCCAGCTGTTGATATGTGGTCTGTTGGTTGTATCTTTGCTGAACTTCTGCATGGAAAGCCAATTTTTCCCGGGAAAGATGAGGTAAATCATTTGTTGCTCAACTCTGGAATGTACTATTAGAGATGCTAGATTATAATTGttgtattatatatagattatgCTTGATAGGGTGGTGCTGGCATTAGACTTTTCTTGGGGAATTTCTATTGTCTAATTagtattaagaaaataaataataatttattgaaaagtGTATACATATTTGCTGCTTATATTTAGTTCATGGTCATAACTAAAGGTGTAGTTATCATACCAATGTCATGAAGTATCTCTGGTTGAGTGCTGCAGCCTGAACAACTAAATAAGATTTTTGAGCTGTGTGGAGCTCCGGATGAGGTTAACTGGCCTGGAGTTTCAAAGATTCCTTGGTACAACAATTTTAAGCCAACAAGGCCTATGAAGAGGCGTCTCAGAGAGGTTTTTAGACAGTAAGTGAGATAACTTGATTGAATCTATCTTATACATCTCCATGTTTTAGGAATTTGACACTGTTGTTgggttattgttattatttttcttggtataTAGGATTTGTCATTTGCTTGGCCAAGTATATTTTCTCTCAGGTCGCAGAGAATACCTGAATCCTAGGGAAAGTGGGGAATACACAAACCACTTGGACCAGCCAAGATGTGTGTAGTTGTTGGATTAGTCAAAGTGCATCTATGATATCTATTTACTTGTGTTTCTGTCACAGCTTTGACCGCCATGCCTTGGAGTTGCTGGAGAGGATGCTGGCTCTTGATCCTGCTCAGGTATCATTTTAGTAGATATCTCTCCATTTTATGCTGGAGAATACACAAACCACTTGGCttttttgattgattattttgatCAGATGCCTGTTGTGTCCTACCATTGGTTTGGTGTTTGAAATTTTGTTCATGTGAAAagtaattcatttaatttgctAAATTGGTTTGATCATTGCAAAAAGGTCAGTACAGAATATTATTGATTTCAAAAGATATACCTTGAAGGGGAAAGTGGTTCGATGGATGGGATTTCTCAGGCTTACTTTTTGTTGTATCTCATTTAGTAAATTCAGGGCCTTCTGTATGATTCtttaaatgattgattttttttttataaaaaataaaaccagctGATATAGgcaatttatttctatttcgaAAGATGCATCATAGTATCAGttgataaataaagaaataaataaacgaGCATAACAGATGCATACATACCTGTTGTTTCACTTTTAAGAAATCTGATTATCCACATGTATCAATTAATTATGTTCCTCTATATGGTTTAGCCAAGGATGCACTTGATGCTGAGTATTtcattttatgatgtttttgttaaacAGAGAATTTCAGCCAAGGATGCACTTGATGCTGAGTATTTCTGGACTGACCCACCACCATGTGACCCCAAGAGGTTTTTGGTTTTATTCTATAGTACATGTTATTGGACTGTGTTACttggtatttttattgattCACTTCCTTTTTTTCTGGTTCAGTTTACCAAAATATGAATCATCGCATGAGTTTCAGACAAAGAAAAAGCGCCAGCAACAAAGACAGCATGAAGAAAATGCCAAAAGGCAAAAACTACAGCATCCACAGCCGCATTCCCGCCTTCTACCTGTTCAGCAGTCTGGGGCACGTCCCCAAATGCGGACAGGGCCTAATCAGTCCATGCATGGTTCTCAGCCCCCAGTTACAGGTCCTGGACATTATGGGAGGCCTCGTGGACCTCCAGTTGGTCCAGGTAGATACCCTTCAGGTGGAACAAGTGGGGGATACAACCACCCGAGTCATGGTGGCCAAGGGGGAGGAGGTTATGGCAGCGGTCCCTATCCTCCACAAGGACGAGCCCCACCATATCCTTCCACTGGCATGCCTGGTGGTGCTCCACGTGGAGGAGGAGGTAGTGGATATGGAGTTGGTGCTCCAAATTATCCTCAAGGTGGTCCATACGGTGGTTCTGGTGCTGGGCGTGGCTCAAACATGATGGGAGGAAACCGCAACCAACAATATGGTTGGCAGCAGTAACTTGAGATATTTACCTTCGAAGAGTTGTGGGGAATTACTGGCTGTAGGAAGAATTTCCCAACGCATCTGCAGAGCAATCAGGGGATGCAACTCTGGTGAAAAAAGAGTAGGCTACAAGCTTAGTTAGGGTAAATGATAATGCAGATTCTTATTCTGAAATGTAAACTGAGGAATGTTCCGCTTTTTGGAAGGACAAGTTCCTGTATTTATAACTCCACATGCGATGGTTTGGCTGAATAGTTGTCTGGTCTTTACTGTACTTGATATACGATATTTTAATTCAAGAGtaactttattttgatgataatttgCAGTCTCCAAAGCAGTCGTAATCAAATCAAAAGGAGATTCATCCCCTGTTAATATTTGAAACATAAATGGTAGTTTAAAAGTGAGAGCGATCAGCATTAGACTATTTTTGTTCTATAGATATTCTTTCCAAGTCATTCATCCAAGGGGCATGATATGTGGC belongs to Populus nigra chromosome 18, ddPopNigr1.1, whole genome shotgun sequence and includes:
- the LOC133678710 gene encoding cyclin-dependent kinase C-2-like, whose amino-acid sequence is MAAAGALAAPGQLNLTESPYWGSRSVDCFEKLEQIGEGTYGQVYMAREIKTGEIVALKKIRMDNEREGFPITAIREIKILKKLHHENVIKLKEIVTSQGPEKDDQGKPDDNKYKGGIYMVFEYMDHDLTGLADRPGIRFTVPQIKCYMRQLLTGLHYCHINQVLHRDIKGSNLLIDNEGNLKLADFGLARSFSNEHQSNLTNRVITLWYRPPELLLGSTKYGPAVDMWSVGCIFAELLHGKPIFPGKDEPEQLNKIFELCGAPDEVNWPGVSKIPWYNNFKPTRPMKRRLREVFRHFDRHALELLERMLALDPAQRISAKDALDAEYFWTDPPPCDPKSLPKYESSHEFQTKKKRQQQRQHEENAKRQKLQHPQPHSRLLPVQQSGARPQMRTGPNQSMHGSQPPVTGPGHYGRPRGPPVGPGRYPSGGTSGGYNHPSHGGQGGGGYGSGPYPPQGRAPPYPSTGMPGGAPRGGGGSGYGVGAPNYPQGGPYGGSGAGRGSNMMGGNRNQQYGWQQ